The genomic window TTATAGTGAGCAGGACAGGACCTAAAATAGACCCTTGAGGAACTCCTTAATAAGGTAAGGAGCTCAGGTCCTGAGTTACCCAATGTTATAGACTAGATCATACATGTGAGCAGGTAATTTGGGATGGAACATATCTGGTGTGGATGGGCATGGTGTCCCTGAAACCTTTTGTGCAAGAGTTTTACGCAAATTTGGTGGAGGAATCTGAAACATCTGTGAACAGGTCTCTAGGTCCTGGAAGCCTTACCCTTAACGGTTTTTGAGACTAGGGTGCTGACATTGCTCACATCCTCTTTTGTATTAAACTAGATATACTAGATATTCCAGTGAATGCAGGATTGTAAAACTTCTTGAAATGGGGAAAGGGTGAATCTAGACTGTCCACGAAAATGGAGATGGTGAGTGCTGATAACACAGGAGAGTAAGGAAAATCACAGCATGTCTCACCTTGAAGTAGAAAAGACTCCTGGTTATTCTTTGATAAAGTAAAAAATGCATCTGATTTCCATTTTCAAATTAACATAGAGGTCATAGGGGTCTTGCAAAAGTTGGCAAATCTTCCGAACTGTATGTGCAGGGCTTGTGCTATTACTGAGAAAACAGTGAATGATCTAAACTCCTTGgagttcttgtttttttttggtttttttttacatttcagcagTGAGTCTCTTGATATCTTAACCTTTAACAGATGTATAGAATCTTTGTCCAGATGCTCGCCATGCTTGAGAAGCCCATGTTCAGAATATTAATGTTTGAGAGACGCAGCCTTTCAGTTAAGTGCACTTTTGCAGAAACCAGTGTTATGACCCGTGATCATATGAGGACTAATAAAAAGGATGGTATGCAAAGTATAGATGGTAATTCTTGTTTTAGCTGCTTTAAGAACAAGAAGAACTAATAAAATCATCACCCACTGGTGAGAGATGTATAATTCTTCACTGTGTATAGCGAGGAGAAAGGACTTAAGGAAATGTAATACATTACACTTCCTATTTTTTCTCCTGAAGATCCCTGAgattttcatctattttttccACTCATATGATTCAGCTCTTCTGGTAGCCATTTAACAAAGAACAAAAATTATTCTTCACATGGTAAACCTGTTGGGAAAAATGTGAATCCTTTTTTCTTCCAGAGGATACTGAATTTGTGTTCTTTCCATGGCTCATTtgtaaaaaatatctaaaaaaaatggCTTGATTTTCATAGCAATaatttctctgtcttttattctcttttagGTCCATTGCTGTCTGATAGACGAGTGACAcacctcctctttcctctcctcctcctcttgcgGGCTCCTCTACTGTTCAGCTTTGGTGAGCGCACCTGCCCCAATAGCTGTCGATGTGAGGGgaaaactgtccattgtgatTCATCTGGCTTCTTAGATGTTCCAGAAAACATTTCAGTAGGCTGCCAGGGCCTCTCTCTGCGCTACAATGAACTGCACACCCTGCTACCGTATCAATTTGCTCACCTCAGTCAGCTTCTCTGGATTTACTTGGACCACAATCAGATTTCAGCTGTTGACAGTCGAGCATTCCAGGGAGTCCGTAGGCTTAAAGAGCTAATACTGAGCTCCAACAAGATAACATCCCTGCACAATTCAACATTCCATGGAATTCCCAATCTCCGCAGTCTGGACTTGTCATACAACAAATTGGAAATCCTGCAACCAGGTCAATTCCATGGCCTACGAAAGCTGCAAAACCTACACCTACGCTCAAATGGTCTTTCCAACATCCCGATTCGAGCCTTCCTGGAATGCCGAAGTTTGGAGTTTCTGGATTTGGGCTACAATCGAATCAAGGCTCTTACACGCACCACCTTTTTGGGGCTACAGAAGCTGATGGAGTTGCATCTGGAGCACAACCAGTTCTCACGGAtaaacttttttctgtttccacGCTTAGCCAACCTGAGATCACTCTATCTGCAGTGGAATCGCATTAGGGTGGTCAACCAGGGGCTTCCGTGGACTTGGTATACACTGCAGAAACTTGATCTGTCTGGAAATGAGATCCAGACCCTGGACCCAGCTGTGTTTCATTGCTTGCCCAACCTTCAAGTTCTCAACCTGGAATCCAACAAACTGTCCAATGTGTCTCAGGAGGCGGTGTCAGCATGGATCTCACTGACCTCCATCAGCCTTGCTGGGAACATGTGGGATTGTGGGACTGGCATATGTCCACTTGTGGCATGGTTGAGGAATTTTCGGGGCAGTAAAGACACCACCATGATTTGCAGCAGCCCAAAGTATCTCCAGGGAGAAAAAATTATGGAAGCCACAAGGAACCATGGTATTTGTGAGGAAACTGATTATGTTCTGACTGAAACACCCTCACCAATGTCAGACATAATTTCTGAAGCCACCACTGAACCAACCTTTGCCCCTACTAGCGGCTCTCCACCTATGCCACCAGCCAGCACCTTTGGTCCACTCCCACCATTCAGACCTCGACCTATTCCTCATCCTACCTTCCCAGGGCATATGAGCAAAGACCCAAGAGACTCAGTTGCTCGCACTCGACCAACCTACATACCACCCCCGGAGCTGGAACACATGACTCTGCACAAAGTGGTGGTGGGCAGCGTGGCCATCTTCTTCACCATGTCCCTAATCTTGAcaattatttatgtgttgtggCGACGCTACCCAGGTGCAACCAGGTTGCTACAGCAGCGATCCATGGTAGGACGGAAGCGTCGCAAAAAGAGCCCAGAGCCAGAGCAGAACCTGAGCTCCCAGCTTCAAGAGTATTACATGAGCTACAACCCTGCTGCCACACCAGAAGCATTGGAGGTGCTAGGCAATGGCACTGGTTCCTGCACTTGCACAATTTCTGGCTCCAGGGAGTGTGAGGTATGATCCATCGCATCAGcctaaaaatcaaaaatcaaaatcaaaatacaaagGCTCATCAGAGAGGTAAATCCCTTATTAAGTATGCCCTGTAAAAAGACACTTTTGAATCACAGTTAAGCACCCTTGACTCTTCGTTCATGACACGCTTGACTTCAAATGTTCAATGTCTCCAATTATTCGggtttttacttttacattgAACCTTAAAGTGGAAAATCAAACTGTCTAATACAGGGGCAGCAAACCACAACATTAGTTATAACAATAAGGCAatagagaaatgtgtgttttctgaggtTAATTGAGTGTGGCTTTAATTACTTTTCTGTATCACAGTATTTATCTGTGTATTACTTGTTATCTAAATTCTTATTTCACAGCCACAccttttcatgttatgttgacTATAAGGGACCATGAATAATTGGACACTAACTATTTTGCAGACACCACTCCACATCAGCATTGCATGGCTCACATATATTAAGGTgcgtgtttggtgtgtgtgtttgagggaggGTGGGGTTTGGTAGTtgaggattgtgtgtgtgtgtgtgtgtgtgtgtgtgtgctggtacATGAATGTGCATGTAGGTGTATATGCAAATATAGATGGCCTGTGATGTGTCTATGGAACCTTTTTTCGCTgggaatttttattttattttactaaaaTGCAAGCTTGTCCAAATTGCCATAACTCTATTCAGCTTGGTGTAAGACACAGTCTTATCAATTTTTACAAAATTGAGAGCAAGGGTGGATAAAGTGCTTTTCTATTGATTTGACAAAAGTTGCTTGAGAGGTTTTTAATACAATTAAATAGTGGAACTTGTTCATTACAAGTTTGAACATCCATTCTTGGTAACTGAGGTTTGTGATCTGCATGTTCTGTCTATAGATGCGCACTGTAACTGCTCTTCAATGTTAAACTGAGTTTCTCAGGAACAGCGCACACTTCCCCAGTTGTGTGGGGAGATTTATGGTAATCTGTACAGAGGCAAGGCAATACGGTAATCCCAAAGCTTATGATATGGCTTAAATGTGGATCCCTCTGCTGTGATAAGGAGTATATTTATAAACCAGGGTAATTACAATCACCCGCCTGAAAACTCAAAACTGCAGGTCGTCTTTGTTTGATCTCAGGAAGCACGCTTTCTTAATTTAGAAAATGCAgccttttaaaaacaacacacctATGACTCACAAATGGATCCATCCATATTTTAAAGGTTAATTAAACCATGTTGTTTGCTAAATATTTATTGACAAATGTGTCAAAagtactaaaaaaaaacaaaaaaacaaaaaagggttATAATAACTCCTTAAATTGTAATTTCTCCTCTAGTCATAGTAAATTAGCTTGCTTTGACTCAATTTTCACAACAGACTCAAAATTTATAATTCTGAAATCTATATTCTGAATTTTGGGTCCACAATTTCATTATCTCATTATTGTGAAATAACAGTATCATACAAAAGGCAGTAAGAAAAAGATTTGAAACCTATGAAATCAACAGTAATGATTCCTTGAGATATTATGGATTTACTGAAACCTGACTGTATAGTGTAGAATACAGTGTATTGTTATAGAGTGTACATATTGTACAAGGCAaatcattattcatttactgtagtaaaaaaaagtaaagttaaaaaGTAAAGTATTCAGCAAGGACAATTGATTACATATAgcacagtatatattttttggtgtGATCTGTAAGCATTACTGCAAAGTGAAGgtcaaataaacataaagcaaGTCAACCAAGTCAGACCATTCTGTATGATATACAGAATTCTGTATATTATACAGAATATACATGCTGTATAATATAAAGAATGGTCTATATATCTCTTGATATGGACAAAGGAGAAGGACCAGCTTTTACCCTTTTACATGGACTGTAAATTTGCTCAAGCTCTTACTTGCAGTTTCGGCAATGTGTTCATTGCATCTTTCCTCATGCTTTGTGTTCAGAGGAAAGGTTCGGCAGTTAGTTTACTTACATGTAATGAATTTGTTGTGATTGTGGTGgattataattattgtaatgtaTGAGGAATTTTAAAAGGCAACAGTGAAGAAGTATTATGGAACCAAAGTGATTTCTGGGCCTACATAAGCACCATTGAAAGAAGATATCTGTTTTTTGACAGATTTTCATGCCCGAAACTACAATTTTTGCTCACAATATGTATGCATCAAATTTAGTAAGGTAGCAGCTAATCGAGCAATCAGTTACTGCGATGAATGAGGGAGCACTTCAAAGTTACAGTCCAGTGATGTTATGGGGTAGGAGGCTATTCATGCAGAAAGTTTCGGCTCCTTTCTGAAATTCAATAATTTGACTCGCTCACTTCTTTAGTTTCAAGCGCAACTCCGCAACTCTCGTCTCCATGGTAAAGCAGAGAAGTCGAGACTTTGTTTGCTGAGGACATGTCAATCTTACAAACTTGCTACAAGATGAGCCACAGCTTAATGTAGCTTATGCCGTAGAACCTCCATCTCCATCCCCCGAATACACATTAGAAAAGAAACCCTACTTTTGTATTTGCAAACACAGGAACCAGGTCCCTGAGTATGCTTAGCGGCATCTGCCCAATACTGAGCTACTCTCTAGAGATAAAAAATGCAGTCGCAGAGTTTTctcagaacaaacaaacatagGACTTGTGCAGTGGGTGTGAATAAATAACCAAAATCTATGCATAAGTTGCTTGTTATGTGGGCTCACTGGAGATTGCTAACCCAGCTTTCACACCAAACATGCAAGGGCCGATTCTCAGCCAGGTGTTGCAGCCAAAGTTCAATTAAGTTGAGCTTTGACCTTTAATAAGATAA from Thunnus maccoyii chromosome 19, fThuMac1.1, whole genome shotgun sequence includes these protein-coding regions:
- the lrrtm4l1 gene encoding leucine rich repeat transmembrane neuronal 4 like 1, with translation MGPLLSDRRVTHLLFPLLLLLRAPLLFSFGERTCPNSCRCEGKTVHCDSSGFLDVPENISVGCQGLSLRYNELHTLLPYQFAHLSQLLWIYLDHNQISAVDSRAFQGVRRLKELILSSNKITSLHNSTFHGIPNLRSLDLSYNKLEILQPGQFHGLRKLQNLHLRSNGLSNIPIRAFLECRSLEFLDLGYNRIKALTRTTFLGLQKLMELHLEHNQFSRINFFLFPRLANLRSLYLQWNRIRVVNQGLPWTWYTLQKLDLSGNEIQTLDPAVFHCLPNLQVLNLESNKLSNVSQEAVSAWISLTSISLAGNMWDCGTGICPLVAWLRNFRGSKDTTMICSSPKYLQGEKIMEATRNHGICEETDYVLTETPSPMSDIISEATTEPTFAPTSGSPPMPPASTFGPLPPFRPRPIPHPTFPGHMSKDPRDSVARTRPTYIPPPELEHMTLHKVVVGSVAIFFTMSLILTIIYVLWRRYPGATRLLQQRSMVGRKRRKKSPEPEQNLSSQLQEYYMSYNPAATPEALEVLGNGTGSCTCTISGSRECENEYTCPRPLPGAWLGDVSTIH